From the Rhizobium sp. ARZ01 genome, the window CCTGGCCGAGGGCATCTATTTCGAAGCGCGCGGAGAATCGTTGAAGGGCCAGGCGGCCGTCGCGCAGGTCATCCTCAACCGTGCCCGCAACCCGGCCTATCCGAACACGGTCTGCAATGTGGTCTACCAGGGCGAAAAACTGCGTACCGGCTGCCAGTTCTCCTTCACCTGCGACCGCATCCCGGACCTTGTCCTTGCGCCCTGGCACTGGAAGACGGCCAAGGAAGTGGCGATGGCGGTTACCGCCGGCAAGATCTGGCTGCCGGAAATCGGCTCGTCCACCCACTACCACGCCACCTATGTGAAGCCGAACTGGGGGCCGACAATGAAACAGGTCGCCAAGATCGGAAAGCACATCTTCTACCGCACCTATGGCGGAGGCTGGATCTGAGTCTGGCATGTGGCTGGGCGCGGCAAGTGCGCGTTCTCCCGGCGATTCCATGGTTTCAGACCGACCGGAATCGCCGTTCATTCCTTAATTGATTGATTTTGTTGATTAAAAATCACGTTAGTCAAAGCTTCGCCCCGCCTTGACTATGCAAGCCCCTAAAACTATGTTGCGCCCGACTTCAAACGGGCCTGAAGCTGGCTTAAAGCCTAACCGTGAATATGTCCGCAATAGGGCGCATCCAGCGTCGCGGAAACGGAAGGAAGCGCCATGAAAGGCGGCCGCAGGGAAAGTCTGGAAGAACGCATGCAGCGCCTTGACGCGGAACTCGCGAAAAGGCGCGCCGATGACAGCGCAGGCGATGCCGCCGAGGAAAAGGCGGCCGAAAGTCGCAAGGGCTACGCGGTTGCGATGAAGCTCTCGAGCGAGTTCGTCGCCGCGGTCATCGTAGGTGCGCTTCTGGGGTACCTGATGGACCGTTTCGCCGGGACTGCGCCGTGGGGCATGATCGTGCTCCTGTTGCTCGGTTTCTGCGCGGGTGTGCTGAACGTAATGCGGTCGGCGGGTTTGGTGGCTTCGCCCCATCCTGTCGACAGGATGGCCGGCAGAGATGCTGGAGACAAGACGAACAAGGATGGCGCGTAAGCGCTGTCCGGCCTTAAGAGGATAACCGTCCGGCGGGCGGCAAGAGAGAGAGATTAGCGGTGTCCAACGATCCGACCCATCAGTTTCTGGTCAACAAGATCGTTCCGATCGAAATTGGCGGAATCGATTTCTCCTTCACCAATTCGTCGCTGTTCATGGTCGCCTCCGCCGCTGTCGCTGCGGGCTTCCTCTACATGACGACGTCGCAACGCGGCATCATTCCGAGCCGCATGCAGTCCGTCTCGGAAATGTCCTATGAGTTCATCGCCTCGATGCTGCGCGAAGGTGCTGGCAGCCATGGCATGAAGTTCTTCCCGATGGTCTTCTCGCTGTTCATGTTCATCCTGACGGCGAACCTGCTCGGCATGGTGCCCTATTTCTTCACTGTCACCAGCCAGATCATCGTGACTTTCGCGCTCGCGATCTTTGTCATCGGCACGGTCATTCTCTACGGCTTCTACAAGCATGGATTCGGCTTCCTGAAGCTGTTTGTGCCACATGGCGTGCCGGGTATTCTTCTGCCGCTGGTCGTCGCGATCGAAATCATCTCGTTCCTTTCCCGTCCCATCAGCCTCTCGGTTCGTCTGTTCGCAAACATGCTGGCCGGCCACATCACGCTGAAGGTTTTCGCAGGCTTCGTTACGTCGTTGAGCGCGCTCGGTGCGCTCGGCATCGGTGGTGCGATCCTGCCGCTCATCATGACCGTCGCAATCACCGGTCTTGAATTCCTCGTCTGCTTTCTCCAGGCCTATGTCTTCGCGGTACTGACGTGCATGTACCTCAACGACGCTGTGCATCCGGGAAGCCACTAAGGAATAACAGTCGTTTGCTTCCGGCCGGTCTTTCCGCCGGAAGCGCTATCTAAGCCGCAACAACCCATTCGAAGGAGTTCATCATGGAAGCGGAAGCAGCAAAGTTCATCGGCGCAGGTCTCGCATGCTTTGGTATGGCCGGCACGGCCCTCGGCCTCGGCAACATCTTCGGCAACTACCTCGCCGGCGCTCTGCGCAATCCGTCTGCTGCTGACGGCCAGTTCGGCCGCCTCGTATTCGGCTTCGCCGTTACGGAAGCTCTGGGCATCTTCTCGCTGCTCGTCGCTCTGCTGCTGCTCTTCGCCGTCTAATAACGGCTCGAAGACCGGACCACGGCTCCTTCCGGGCCGTGGTCCGCTTACTATTTGAGTGCACCTGGAGGTGAGCATGTCTGCGACCGCGGCCAAGGCCGAGTCCACCCCAATCACGATCGCTCAGGCCGAGACCACGACGCAAACGGCTCCGGCAGGCGACGCACATCAGGCTGCTCCGGCAACCGATGCCCACGGCGCTGCCGCTCCTGCGGGCGACCTGCACACAGAGACAGGCGTCGCGCACGGCGAAGAGCCTGGAAGCGGTGTCTTCCCGCCGTTCGACGCCTCTACGTTTCCCTCCCAGCTCCTGTGGCTGGCGATCACCTTCGGCGTCTTCTATCTGATCATGTCCAAGGTCATCGTGCCGCGTGTTGGTTCGATCCTCGAGACGCGCCACGACCGCATTGCGCAGGACCTCGACGAGGCAGCCCGCCTGAAAAACGAGGCGGACAGCGCGATTGCGACCTATGAGCAGGAATTGGCCGACGCCCGTTCAAAGGGCCACGCCATTGCTTCGGAAGCACGTGACGCTGCCAAGGCCAAGGCTGACGCCGAGCGCCAAAAGATCGAAGAAAGCCTCAACGGCAAGATTGCCGCCGCCGAGACCCGCATTGCCGGGATCAAGGAAAAGGCACTCGCCGACGTCGGCGCGATCGCCGAAGAAACTGCTGCGGCTGTCATCGAACAGCTGATCGGCGGAAAGACCACCAAGACCGAAATCGCGGCTGCGGTGAAATCGGCGGCAGCGAAGTAAGGAAGCGGATCATGGCATTTGATGCAACTTTCTACGCCTTCGTCGGTCTTGTCCTTTTCCTGGCGCTGATCGTGTACCTCAAGGTTCCTGGCATGATGGGCAAGTCCCTCGACCAGCGGGCTGAGAAGATCTCGAACGAGCTCGCGGAGGCCAAGCGCCTGCGTGAGGAGGCCCAGAGCCTGCTGGCCGAATACCAGCGCAAGCGCAAGGAAGCCGAGGCCGAGGCTGCCGCCATCGTGGCGACTGCCCAGCGCGAGGCCGAGGCGCTGACCGCCGAAGCCAAGCAGAAGACCGAAGAATACGTCGCCCGTCGCACGGCGCTGTCGGAGCAGAAGATCAAGCAGGCCGAAGTCGACGCGATCAACGCCGTTCGTTCCACTGCCGTCGATCTCGCCATCAGCGCAGCCGAGAACGTGCTTTCGAGCAAGGCCGACGCTGCCACCAGCAAGTCGCTGTTCGACAAGGCCGTCTCGGAAGTGAAGGCTCGCCTGAACTGACGTTCGGATTGCAATAAACGTAGTTTGAAAAGGCCGGAGCGATCCGGCCTTTTTTCTTGGGTGGAGTTTGGCGCGCTCCATCGCGGTGTCCAGCGTCGTCGCCGTTTCGCGGTGCGGGTTCGCATCGTGTCGGCAGGGTGATCGCTTTGGCAGGGCGGGGGGCGGAAGCCGGTGACGTCTGCACCGTTGTTGACAACGCATCAGAAATGCGCCGGGCCGTCTCCGCCCGATTTATCGAAACCGCCAATATCTGTGGCCCGGTATTGATGCCGAGATCCGATGGAGCGCAGAAACGGCCTTCTGCGCAGGGGGGCTCAGTCAACCTCACCGGCGCGAAGCGGCCGAAAGCTCATTCGATGCAGTGCGCATGGACCGAACTGGCCGATCGCGTCGCGATGGCGTTCGGTGGCATAGCCGGCGTGCGCGGAAAAGCCATAGTCGGGAAAGGTCGTTTCCGCGCAGGTCATCATTCGGTCCCGAACCACCTTGGCAACGATCGAGGCCGCTGCGATCGAAAGCACACGTGCGTCCCCCTTTACGACCGCCCGGCCGTCGCAACATAGACCAGGCGGGACGTCCAGCCCGTCGGTGAGCACGAGGCCAGGCCGGATGGGAAGGGCGCTGACCGCTCGCCGCATGGCATCGAGGCTGGCCTTGCGGATATCGGTCGTGTCGATGCGCCGGGCGCTGCTGGAAGCGACCGCAACGGTCGCGGTCTTGAGGATCGCCTCAAAGAGGATGGTGCGCTTTGCGGCAGTCAGTTGCTTGGAATCATGAAGGCCGTCCGGAATTCTTTCCGGGTCGAGGATGACGGCCGCCGCCACAACGGGGCCTGCGAGCGGACCGCGCCCGGCTTCATCGGCACCGGCAACCGGCCACTGACCGGCCTTGCGGGCGGCCAGTTCCATCAGGAAGTCCGGGCCTTCGGGAAGGTCGAAGAGGAGGGGGGAATCGGTGGTCGCGCGGCGTGGCATGCGGCGACCCTCGCACGACCGACCGATTCCCTGCAAGTCCCCCGGCGAGGCGGCGCCGAGGGAATATCGACATTGCGGGGACGGGCAATGTCGAATCGAGGCCGGCAAAGGACCGGCATGTCTCACACGCCACGCCGGATGCGATCACTGGCGGCACCTTCACTCGCTGACACCCCGCCGTAGGGTCCATCAGTCACCCGCAGGCGACCAATGTGAAGCGTCAGATGATGTCTGCACCCACACAGCCGCTTAGAAACCACGGCGCGCAACGGAACGCTTCCAAGCCCTTCGCCCTCGTAAAACCTTTGAAGGACGCTGAATGCACCGCCTTCCTGCTACAGAAGCGAAAGCTGTACGCCGCTGCCCGAAGGCGGTGTGAACAGATCAGTCGAAAGGCTACGGCGGATCCGGTTCAGCTTGAGCCTCTTCGTCGCCAGTTCGAAGCGCCGCGCAATCTGCCAGGCATAGGGACCGGCGCCCTTCATCCTTTTGCCGAACTCGGCGTCATAGTCCTTGCCACCCCGCATCGAGCGGACGAGCGACATGACGTGGCGATAACGATCCGGATACTCGCGCAGCAGCCAGTCCCTAAATAGCGGGCTGACCTCGAGCGGCAGGCGCAGGAGCACATAACTTGCTTCCTGGGCGCCGGCGGTCTTGCCGGAGTCGAGGATGCGCTCGATCTCATGATCGTTCAGGCCGGGAATGATCGGCGCCACCATGACACTGACCGGAATGCCGGCCTCCGACAATGTGCGCATCGCCTCCAGCCGCCGCGCGGGCGTCGCAGCGCGCGGCTCCATGCTGCGGGCCAGCTTGCGGTCGAGCGTCGTGACCGACAAGCCGACCCAGGCGAGCCCTTTTGTAGCCATGCGTGAGAGGATGTCGAGATCGCGCATGATAAGGGCGGACTTGGTGACGATGGAGACCGGATGGTCGGCTGCTTCCAGCACTTCGAGGATCTGGCGCATGACGCGCCATTCTTTCTCGATCGGCTGGTAAGGGTCCGTATTGGTCCCGATTGCTATCGCCCGGGGGCGATAGCCGGGCTTGGACAGTTCTCGTTCCAGCAGTCGCGGCGCATCCGGCTTGGCAAAAAGCTTCGCTTCGAAGTCCAGCCCGGCGGAAAGCCCCATGAAGGCATGCGAAGGGCGGGCAAAGCAGTAGATGCAGCCGTGCTCGCAGCCGCGATAGGGATTGACCGAACGATCGAAGGGAATGTCCGGAGAGTCGTTTCGCGTGATGATACTACGCGGCTTCTCCACCTGAACGTCAGTCTTGAAGGGTGGAAGATCCTCCAGCGATTGCCAGCCGTCATCAAAGCTCTCGCGCGTCCGTGGTTCGAAACGGCCGGAAAAGTTGAGCCCGGCCCCGCGTCCGCGACGCCGGTCCACATCGACGCGCAGGCCTGTCTGCGCCATCAATGCATCGGCAATATCGACCGTATTGGCTGGCGCAAGCGCGCCCTCCCTGAGGATTTGCAGTTCGGTCATCGAGGTTCTCCGTCGAGGGAATCGTGTCTCTCTCAATGACTTTATTCCTAACAGTGGAAAGAGAACATTGCAAGAACAAATCTGGGTGCGTGCGCGGTTGATGGGGCGTCGCCTTTCAACCAGGGCGGTGCTAGCGTCCCCGTGGCGTTGCATGCAACAATGCGATATTGGTCTGGGTATGCTGACGGTAATCATCGAATGCCAAGACAACGAACCCGAGCTGGCGCACACGCTGGCAGCCCTTGTTGCCGGGGCGGTCGAAGGGTTGGTCAAGGATGTCATCATACTCGACCATGGCTCGTCTGACGGCTCGTCCAAAGTG encodes:
- a CDS encoding AtpZ/AtpI family protein — its product is MKGGRRESLEERMQRLDAELAKRRADDSAGDAAEEKAAESRKGYAVAMKLSSEFVAAVIVGALLGYLMDRFAGTAPWGMIVLLLLGFCAGVLNVMRSAGLVASPHPVDRMAGRDAGDKTNKDGA
- a CDS encoding F0F1 ATP synthase subunit B — encoded protein: MAFDATFYAFVGLVLFLALIVYLKVPGMMGKSLDQRAEKISNELAEAKRLREEAQSLLAEYQRKRKEAEAEAAAIVATAQREAEALTAEAKQKTEEYVARRTALSEQKIKQAEVDAINAVRSTAVDLAISAAENVLSSKADAATSKSLFDKAVSEVKARLN
- a CDS encoding PA0069 family radical SAM protein; the encoded protein is MTELQILREGALAPANTVDIADALMAQTGLRVDVDRRRGRGAGLNFSGRFEPRTRESFDDGWQSLEDLPPFKTDVQVEKPRSIITRNDSPDIPFDRSVNPYRGCEHGCIYCFARPSHAFMGLSAGLDFEAKLFAKPDAPRLLERELSKPGYRPRAIAIGTNTDPYQPIEKEWRVMRQILEVLEAADHPVSIVTKSALIMRDLDILSRMATKGLAWVGLSVTTLDRKLARSMEPRAATPARRLEAMRTLSEAGIPVSVMVAPIIPGLNDHEIERILDSGKTAGAQEASYVLLRLPLEVSPLFRDWLLREYPDRYRHVMSLVRSMRGGKDYDAEFGKRMKGAGPYAWQIARRFELATKRLKLNRIRRSLSTDLFTPPSGSGVQLSLL
- a CDS encoding F0F1 ATP synthase subunit C, whose amino-acid sequence is MEAEAAKFIGAGLACFGMAGTALGLGNIFGNYLAGALRNPSAADGQFGRLVFGFAVTEALGIFSLLVALLLLFAV
- a CDS encoding F0F1 ATP synthase subunit B; the encoded protein is MSATAAKAESTPITIAQAETTTQTAPAGDAHQAAPATDAHGAAAPAGDLHTETGVAHGEEPGSGVFPPFDASTFPSQLLWLAITFGVFYLIMSKVIVPRVGSILETRHDRIAQDLDEAARLKNEADSAIATYEQELADARSKGHAIASEARDAAKAKADAERQKIEESLNGKIAAAETRIAGIKEKALADVGAIAEETAAAVIEQLIGGKTTKTEIAAAVKSAAAK
- a CDS encoding ribonuclease HII — its product is MPRRATTDSPLLFDLPEGPDFLMELAARKAGQWPVAGADEAGRGPLAGPVVAAAVILDPERIPDGLHDSKQLTAAKRTILFEAILKTATVAVASSSARRIDTTDIRKASLDAMRRAVSALPIRPGLVLTDGLDVPPGLCCDGRAVVKGDARVLSIAAASIVAKVVRDRMMTCAETTFPDYGFSAHAGYATERHRDAIGQFGPCALHRMSFRPLRAGEVD
- a CDS encoding F0F1 ATP synthase subunit A, with amino-acid sequence MSNDPTHQFLVNKIVPIEIGGIDFSFTNSSLFMVASAAVAAGFLYMTTSQRGIIPSRMQSVSEMSYEFIASMLREGAGSHGMKFFPMVFSLFMFILTANLLGMVPYFFTVTSQIIVTFALAIFVIGTVILYGFYKHGFGFLKLFVPHGVPGILLPLVVAIEIISFLSRPISLSVRLFANMLAGHITLKVFAGFVTSLSALGALGIGGAILPLIMTVAITGLEFLVCFLQAYVFAVLTCMYLNDAVHPGSH